The genomic window GAGCGGAGAGCAAAGTAATCGATGGGTAAGAAAGCATGGAGATCAACGACCTGGTTCATGATTATTTCAACGTTGATGCCGATGAAGTATGGTCGACCGTGGAGAAGGATCTGCCTGCCCTCAAGGCCGACATACTCACCATCCTAAGGGATATTGAAGCTTGACAATTCTCACGCAATCCAATGCAACTGCATGAATATAGTTACTGGTAGAACGAACTTGGATTTCGTTGGAAACGCCAATGCGGTGGCTGCCTAAAAACCGAAAAAGGAGGTTCGGCGATGCCTGAATCAAGCAATTGTCCCAAGTGCGGCGGGGCTATGATCCCGGGGTCGCTCAAAGAGCGAACGTTATATGGTCCCTCTCCATACCAGTGGGTTCCATCAGATGATGCTCCTTTCCCCATGAAGGGAGCTCCAAGCAATCGACATGATATCTCGATATATCGTTGTGAGGATTGTGGATACCTGGAATTATATGCA from Actinomycetota bacterium includes these protein-coding regions:
- a CDS encoding HepT-like ribonuclease domain-containing protein, which gives rise to MEINDLVHDYFNVDADEVWSTVEKDLPALKADILTILRDIEA
- a CDS encoding PF20097 family protein produces the protein MPESSNCPKCGGAMIPGSLKERTLYGPSPYQWVPSDDAPFPMKGAPSNRHDISIYRCEDCGYLELYAISG